The Fimbriimonas ginsengisoli Gsoil 348 genome window below encodes:
- the rfaE2 gene encoding D-glycero-beta-D-manno-heptose 1-phosphate adenylyltransferase — protein sequence MTLSEAHRRRAGKRLVFTNGVFDILHAGHVRYLAEARALGDLLIVGVNSDASVRRLAKGPGRPVHTLEDRIAVLEALRSVDGAVEFEEDTPEAIVANLRPEVHVKGGDYTPERLPEAKIVLAYGGEVVILPLLEGRSTTRALQELGLE from the coding sequence GTGACACTCTCTGAAGCGCACCGGCGGCGGGCTGGAAAACGGCTCGTCTTTACAAACGGGGTGTTCGACATCCTGCATGCCGGGCACGTCCGCTATCTTGCCGAGGCGCGGGCGCTCGGCGATCTTCTCATCGTCGGCGTCAACAGCGACGCCAGTGTGCGTCGTTTAGCAAAAGGCCCAGGGCGGCCCGTGCACACCCTCGAGGACCGCATTGCGGTCCTGGAAGCGCTTCGTAGCGTCGACGGGGCGGTCGAGTTCGAAGAAGACACTCCCGAGGCGATCGTCGCCAATCTCCGACCGGAGGTGCACGTGAAAGGGGGCGATTACACGCCCGAGCGACTGCCGGAGGCGAAGATCGTGCTCGCCTATGGCGGCGAGGTGGTCATCCTGCCGCTTCTCGAGGGTCGCTCGACGACGAGGGCGCTGCAGGAGCTCGGACTGGAGTGA
- a CDS encoding PIG-L family deacetylase, giving the protein MKLFDTDPSLRWLFCMTHPDDEISICAWIQRLVRNGNPVYMSWTHSNPTREAEARAVAHLLGVPPSRLFFYQATDGSACNEIPTLLPKFREMMEIVKPDRVCCGAFEQGHIDHDTTNFLVNHSFAGPVLEIPFYHTYTTRLQTMNRFSDPRGEEVLELEMDERRLKTMIARQFPSQNIWSVLLWYEVWQKARLRPMALTKTERMRLQTHHNFLRPNHPPRIAKKIRRSPTWRRWRSAMRSARRHMAESGKNSAEPTASFKNCILGPPRLRSDVASQCTMNQSHPVPMRGFTLIELLVVIAIIGILAALLFPVFARAKAAAGDAKTISNARQLGMAFELYQESWDDVLPQAPDGLPGSNLAGGWINYSVFGGAEAGSFIPSRGELMPYVKTSEIYKSPADKDSNRSANSFAMNGYLTTWTGNGMNPGKAAGTIEFPASTMLLGEEGCGGPKLVGYGYSNGTNDGYFNPSTDHFAKFHPAGAAVVFTDGHAKIIQAEDHFDETICGTPTPCYR; this is encoded by the coding sequence GTGAAGCTTTTCGATACCGACCCGTCGTTGCGGTGGCTCTTCTGCATGACTCACCCCGACGATGAAATCTCTATTTGCGCATGGATTCAAAGGCTGGTTCGGAACGGAAATCCGGTCTACATGAGTTGGACGCACAGCAACCCCACCCGAGAAGCGGAAGCCCGCGCCGTCGCCCATTTGCTCGGCGTGCCACCGTCGCGCCTCTTTTTCTATCAGGCCACGGATGGCTCCGCATGCAACGAGATCCCGACGCTCCTACCAAAATTTCGAGAAATGATGGAGATCGTGAAGCCCGACCGGGTTTGCTGCGGCGCTTTCGAACAAGGTCACATCGACCATGACACGACGAACTTCCTGGTTAACCACAGCTTCGCTGGGCCGGTCTTGGAGATTCCGTTCTACCACACCTACACCACCCGCCTCCAGACGATGAACCGGTTTAGCGACCCGCGCGGAGAAGAGGTGCTGGAGCTGGAAATGGACGAGAGGCGACTGAAGACGATGATCGCCCGGCAATTCCCCAGCCAGAACATCTGGAGCGTGCTACTGTGGTACGAGGTTTGGCAGAAAGCTCGCCTCCGTCCGATGGCGCTTACCAAAACCGAGCGAATGCGGCTCCAAACCCATCACAACTTCCTTCGTCCAAACCACCCTCCCCGGATCGCGAAAAAGATTCGCCGCTCTCCCACATGGCGTCGATGGCGCTCCGCGATGAGGTCGGCGCGGCGTCACATGGCGGAAAGCGGAAAGAATTCTGCGGAGCCAACGGCAAGTTTCAAGAACTGCATCCTTGGACCACCCCGTCTTCGTAGTGACGTTGCGAGTCAATGCACCATGAATCAATCCCACCCGGTTCCCATGCGCGGCTTCACCCTGATTGAGCTGCTCGTGGTCATCGCCATCATCGGCATCCTAGCCGCGCTGCTCTTCCCCGTGTTTGCCCGAGCCAAGGCGGCGGCCGGGGACGCGAAGACGATCAGCAACGCGCGGCAGCTCGGGATGGCCTTTGAGCTCTACCAAGAGAGTTGGGACGATGTGCTTCCCCAGGCGCCGGACGGTCTTCCAGGAAGCAACTTAGCCGGAGGCTGGATCAACTATTCTGTCTTTGGAGGGGCCGAAGCAGGATCTTTCATCCCTTCGCGCGGCGAACTGATGCCGTATGTGAAAACGAGCGAGATCTATAAGAGCCCGGCCGACAAAGACAGCAATCGGTCCGCCAACTCGTTCGCTATGAACGGATACTTGACGACTTGGACCGGGAACGGGATGAACCCTGGAAAGGCGGCGGGAACGATCGAGTTTCCGGCCTCAACGATGCTTCTTGGCGAAGAGGGTTGTGGAGGACCGAAGTTGGTCGGCTACGGCTACTCCAACGGGACCAACGATGGCTACTTCAATCCATCCACCGACCACTTCGCCAAGTTCCACCCCGCCGGCGCCGCCGTCGTATTCACCGACGGCCACGCCAAGATCATCCAAGCCGAAGACCATTTCGACGAAACCATCTGCGGAACCCCAACCCCCTGCTACCGTTAA
- a CDS encoding AAA family ATPase: protein MEERSQSLELVDKIAEQAPKDNPRLQNYVAALRTSLESESKNREENEKLLAEYEEAYNKLTAPANRIGVFLQWLEQEGEQTEALALIALGDQEFVAQVDPKVDSDRLTTGARVKVNDAYAVVGFLPPSGNGGMIKVGEALPDGRLRVGSETPGSDGRLIVRGEALKETKINAGDEVRVDPSGRIALEHYEKQESRDYFLEQIPELPWEKVGGQQEAIRLIRDTIEQPLLHPEIFAKFEQKPIKGILLYGPPGCGKTLIGKATAYNLTREYSRQTGKEVKEYFMAISGPKILNMWLGETERMVREIFKTAREKAKEGRLVFIFMDEAESVLRTRSSGRYLNISNTVVPQFCAELDGLQSLENVVLMLTSNRPDYIDPAVLRPERIDRKVKVRRPDRDSSLQILGIYLHDRIPIDPDVLRKWNGEVDCARKDLIEGVIDHIWRRNRETEFLKVFLRNGSSETLYFKDLVSGALLKSIVDRAKDSAIKRAIADPKREAGVSLEDLVQAANQEYKENEIFPRGDTQEDWLQLLDYAPENVASVKPIGINRGEELSRKAIV from the coding sequence ATGGAAGAGAGGTCGCAGTCCCTCGAGCTCGTCGACAAGATCGCTGAACAGGCTCCGAAGGACAACCCCCGCCTCCAGAATTACGTCGCGGCGTTGCGGACCTCCCTGGAGAGCGAATCGAAAAATCGCGAAGAAAACGAAAAGCTGCTGGCCGAGTACGAAGAAGCCTATAACAAGCTCACAGCCCCGGCTAACCGGATCGGCGTGTTCCTGCAATGGCTGGAGCAAGAGGGCGAGCAAACGGAGGCGCTCGCGCTGATCGCACTCGGCGACCAAGAATTTGTCGCGCAAGTCGATCCAAAGGTCGACTCCGATCGGCTTACGACCGGCGCTCGAGTGAAGGTGAACGACGCCTACGCCGTCGTCGGCTTCCTCCCGCCCAGCGGTAACGGCGGGATGATCAAGGTCGGTGAGGCGCTCCCCGACGGCCGCCTTCGCGTCGGCTCCGAAACTCCGGGCTCCGATGGAAGGCTGATCGTCCGCGGCGAGGCGCTGAAAGAAACGAAGATCAACGCCGGCGACGAGGTCCGAGTCGACCCGAGCGGTCGCATCGCGCTGGAGCACTACGAAAAGCAAGAGAGCCGGGACTACTTCCTCGAGCAGATCCCCGAGCTCCCCTGGGAGAAGGTCGGCGGTCAGCAGGAAGCGATCCGGCTTATCCGGGACACCATCGAGCAACCGCTGCTCCATCCAGAGATCTTCGCCAAGTTTGAGCAAAAGCCGATCAAGGGAATCCTGCTTTATGGCCCTCCGGGTTGCGGCAAGACGCTGATCGGCAAGGCGACCGCCTATAACCTCACTCGCGAATACAGTCGACAGACCGGAAAGGAAGTGAAGGAATACTTCATGGCGATCTCCGGCCCCAAGATCCTGAACATGTGGCTCGGAGAGACCGAGCGCATGGTGCGCGAGATATTTAAGACCGCGCGTGAGAAGGCGAAGGAAGGGCGGCTCGTCTTCATCTTCATGGACGAGGCCGAGTCGGTGCTGCGCACCCGTTCGAGCGGACGGTATCTAAACATCTCGAATACCGTCGTTCCCCAGTTCTGCGCCGAGCTCGACGGTCTTCAATCGCTGGAAAACGTCGTTCTGATGCTGACCTCGAACCGGCCCGACTATATCGACCCCGCCGTGCTCCGGCCCGAGCGGATCGATCGGAAGGTAAAGGTTCGGCGACCCGATCGCGACTCATCGCTCCAGATTCTTGGGATCTATCTCCATGACCGAATTCCGATCGACCCCGACGTCCTCCGAAAGTGGAACGGCGAGGTCGACTGTGCCCGAAAGGACCTCATCGAGGGAGTCATCGACCACATCTGGCGTCGAAACCGAGAGACGGAATTCCTGAAGGTGTTCCTGCGAAACGGTTCTTCCGAAACGCTTTACTTTAAAGACCTTGTGTCGGGGGCGCTACTGAAAAGCATCGTCGACCGGGCCAAAGATTCCGCCATCAAGCGGGCGATCGCCGATCCGAAGCGAGAAGCAGGGGTTTCTTTGGAAGATCTGGTGCAGGCGGCCAATCAGGAGTACAAGGAGAACGAGATCTTCCCGCGGGGCGACACCCAGGAAGACTGGTTGCAGCTTCTTGATTACGCTCCGGAGAACGTGGCGTCGGTCAAACCGATAGGCATCAACCGTGGCGAGGAGCTGAGCCGCAAGGCGATCGTGTAG
- a CDS encoding PIN domain-containing protein has translation MSGADPFLDTNVFVYIHDDRAPAKQDRAVDLVQTCLDLGTGSTSYQVVQEFLNVATRKFSKPMSEERAAEFMRLYLMPLCRVFLDAELFEEALRLRSRYEFSFYDALVVSSAVRAGCTVLLTEDLPSGQVVEGLRIENPFRGL, from the coding sequence ATGAGCGGCGCTGATCCGTTTCTCGACACCAACGTCTTCGTCTACATCCACGACGATAGGGCGCCGGCGAAACAGGATCGCGCCGTGGACCTCGTGCAGACGTGCCTCGACTTGGGGACCGGGTCGACGAGTTATCAGGTGGTGCAGGAGTTTCTCAATGTCGCGACCCGGAAGTTTTCCAAGCCGATGAGCGAGGAACGGGCGGCGGAGTTCATGCGACTCTATCTCATGCCTCTTTGCCGGGTTTTTCTGGATGCGGAGCTCTTCGAGGAAGCGCTGAGGCTTCGGTCTCGGTATGAATTCAGCTTCTATGACGCCCTAGTCGTCTCTTCGGCCGTGCGCGCAGGATGCACGGTCTTACTGACCGAAGATCTTCCGAGCGGGCAAGTCGTCGAAGGGCTTCGGATTGAAAATCCTTTTCGCGGCCTATGA
- a CDS encoding MBL fold metallo-hydrolase: MFFQPYYLACLAHASYMIGDGGEAVVVDPQRDVDDYISDAAAAGLRIAHIIETHLHADFVSGHVELAERTGATIHVCHLANAEYRHNPVRDGDEIHVGGLTLQILETPGHTPESISIVAYDEGAPAKLFSGDTLFIGEVGRPDLAGWRGHSRDEMALDMFRSLRDKILTLPDSVEVWPAHGAGSACGKSISDERTSTLGRQKRENWGLRMVAEGDQAGFLRELTSGLPSIPAYFPHDVVTNRRGAASIDQVTNVARALSADEVEAEVTAGAVLLDTRSSDNFARGHIAGSINVPIEGKFAPWVGVAVASDARLVLATDEGKQDEAVMRLTRIGYDKIAGWLNGSIRLWRASGRPLFSFAQVSGARLADRYQAGVSRPILDVRTSGEWLEGHIEGSIHIPLLELSARIEEVPFGPLTVVCGSGYRSSIACSLLARNGWTDLENVDGGWTELGPALARL; the protein is encoded by the coding sequence ATGTTCTTCCAGCCTTACTACCTCGCTTGCCTCGCCCACGCCTCCTACATGATCGGTGATGGCGGTGAGGCCGTGGTCGTCGATCCGCAACGCGACGTCGACGACTACATTTCGGATGCGGCGGCGGCCGGGCTTCGGATCGCTCACATCATCGAAACCCACCTGCACGCCGACTTCGTCTCCGGACACGTCGAGCTCGCCGAACGAACCGGTGCCACGATCCACGTCTGCCATCTGGCAAACGCGGAATATCGTCACAACCCGGTACGCGATGGCGACGAGATCCACGTCGGCGGACTGACCTTGCAAATATTGGAAACCCCCGGCCACACCCCGGAGAGCATCTCGATCGTCGCCTACGACGAGGGAGCGCCGGCAAAGCTGTTCTCGGGAGATACCCTCTTCATCGGCGAAGTCGGCCGCCCGGACCTCGCGGGCTGGCGGGGCCACTCGCGCGATGAGATGGCCTTGGACATGTTCAGATCTCTTCGCGATAAGATCCTGACCCTGCCCGACTCGGTCGAGGTCTGGCCCGCCCACGGAGCCGGCTCCGCCTGCGGCAAGTCGATCTCCGACGAGCGGACCAGCACCCTAGGACGCCAAAAGCGGGAAAATTGGGGCCTGCGCATGGTCGCCGAGGGAGATCAAGCGGGATTTCTTCGCGAGCTCACATCCGGCCTCCCAAGCATTCCCGCCTACTTTCCTCACGACGTCGTCACCAATCGGCGCGGCGCCGCCTCCATCGACCAGGTCACGAACGTGGCCCGCGCCCTCTCGGCCGATGAAGTCGAGGCCGAGGTGACCGCCGGCGCCGTCCTGCTCGACACCCGTTCCTCCGACAACTTCGCCCGAGGTCACATCGCGGGATCGATTAACGTTCCCATCGAAGGAAAATTCGCCCCCTGGGTCGGCGTTGCCGTAGCCAGCGATGCTCGCCTCGTGCTGGCGACCGACGAAGGAAAGCAGGACGAGGCGGTCATGCGCCTCACGCGGATCGGCTACGACAAGATCGCGGGTTGGCTTAACGGAAGCATCCGGCTTTGGCGAGCTTCCGGACGGCCTCTATTCTCCTTTGCCCAGGTCTCCGGCGCGCGCCTCGCCGACCGGTACCAAGCCGGCGTCAGCCGTCCGATTCTCGATGTACGCACGTCGGGAGAGTGGTTGGAAGGCCATATCGAGGGCTCGATCCATATTCCCCTGTTGGAGCTCTCCGCGCGGATTGAAGAGGTACCGTTCGGCCCCCTTACCGTAGTGTGTGGTTCCGGTTACCGATCGTCGATCGCCTGTTCCCTTCTCGCGCGAAATGGATGGACGGACCTGGAAAACGTCGACGGCGGCTGGACCGAGCTTGGCCCTGCTCTCGCCAGACTCTGA
- a CDS encoding DnaA ATPase domain-containing protein has translation MLFEQRELSFSSLAALPSNVEAIEAALLFCAGYSPLVAVVGPSGWGKSHLLRAVAYRLSLDGQKEVEPIGVQEFLASPSRIESGRALLLDDVQEVMGKPRQRMALRMALERRVRSSRPAILVFTSPKPTRQLKTFLPCPRDWTIATIHEPQPAERVCLLNQMSVAEGLALSPRLVKILADRMHGNGRTLAGALKRLRASGVSWVDANETLRALGVLDPFFADNSAWDLKLKMLKIAEASRAQFTRSTPQDLALYAMLHVAGLGEAEVARAASINPGEAYQRAARFGKQVESCEVTAAQVRQFVEIVVGSLARE, from the coding sequence GTGTTATTTGAGCAGAGAGAGCTTTCTTTCTCCTCGCTTGCGGCGCTCCCTTCCAACGTCGAGGCGATCGAAGCCGCGCTTCTGTTTTGCGCGGGTTACAGCCCGTTGGTGGCCGTCGTAGGCCCGAGCGGGTGGGGGAAATCGCACCTTCTTCGCGCCGTCGCGTATCGGCTTTCGTTGGATGGGCAGAAGGAAGTGGAGCCGATCGGGGTTCAGGAATTCTTGGCAAGTCCATCGCGAATTGAATCTGGCCGGGCACTTTTGCTGGACGACGTCCAAGAAGTGATGGGAAAACCGCGCCAGCGGATGGCGTTGCGGATGGCGCTCGAGCGACGCGTCCGGTCCAGTCGTCCGGCGATTCTCGTCTTTACGTCGCCCAAGCCGACCCGGCAATTGAAAACGTTCTTACCTTGCCCTCGCGACTGGACGATCGCGACGATTCACGAGCCGCAGCCGGCGGAAAGAGTTTGCCTACTCAACCAAATGAGCGTGGCGGAAGGGCTGGCGCTATCGCCGCGGCTTGTTAAGATTTTGGCCGATCGGATGCACGGGAACGGGCGTACGCTGGCAGGAGCATTGAAGCGTCTTCGCGCCTCGGGCGTGTCTTGGGTGGACGCGAATGAAACGCTTAGGGCGCTGGGGGTTTTGGACCCGTTCTTCGCGGACAATAGCGCCTGGGACCTCAAGCTGAAGATGCTGAAAATCGCGGAGGCGTCTCGGGCGCAGTTCACCCGGTCGACCCCTCAAGATTTAGCGCTTTACGCGATGCTCCACGTCGCCGGACTGGGAGAGGCGGAGGTGGCGCGGGCGGCGTCCATCAATCCGGGCGAGGCGTACCAGCGGGCGGCGCGGTTCGGGAAACAGGTGGAATCGTGCGAGGTTACGGCCGCCCAGGTCCGCCAGTTCGTCGAGATCGTCGTGGGGTCGCTCGCCAGGGAATAG
- a CDS encoding cytochrome c family protein, whose amino-acid sequence MTILPVRLWPAALTALGLAAAGLAFQSPAKPKSQAKNPGWTLVVSGDTDGYLSPCGCTSPMTGGIRRRGTAVRDIARHSRVVLIDTGELGGEPGRQGEMKAETMAQSLTNLDAAAINVTAKDARLGKGSLMSVARLAEGRVVSSSLPNGAVEGVRSTVERGPFVIAGISDGIGESLAAPSVPDSVAVESLLRTAKEKRGAAVLMLDGSRAEAVAMAKRYPALRAIVYHLNGWPPDRPEHVGKVWLLTPGERGKSVVSVRFDGRSFDGYSVKRLGPQFLDDATIQRYYSAYLRRVDRANLLEQIPRVPSPAFAGSASCAACHVTASHVWEKSGHSHALATLEKQGHGRDPDCVSCHVTGLTSERGFRSRVETPNLAFVGCESCHGPAAAHVADPKGNRLAHLGQAVCTTCHTPDQSPGFNFVSYWQKISHK is encoded by the coding sequence ATGACGATCTTGCCCGTAAGGCTCTGGCCCGCGGCGCTTACCGCGCTCGGGCTCGCCGCCGCCGGGCTGGCGTTCCAAAGCCCGGCCAAGCCGAAGAGTCAAGCCAAGAATCCGGGCTGGACCCTGGTCGTGTCGGGAGATACCGACGGGTACCTCTCCCCTTGCGGCTGCACCTCGCCGATGACGGGCGGAATTCGGCGCCGGGGAACCGCCGTGAGGGACATCGCCCGGCATTCGCGTGTGGTGCTCATTGATACCGGAGAACTCGGAGGCGAACCGGGCCGGCAGGGAGAGATGAAGGCCGAGACAATGGCCCAGTCGCTCACCAATCTGGATGCCGCCGCTATCAACGTCACCGCTAAGGATGCCCGGCTCGGTAAAGGGTCGTTGATGTCGGTGGCGCGCTTGGCCGAGGGGCGGGTCGTGAGTTCCAGCCTACCAAACGGAGCGGTAGAGGGAGTTCGGTCCACCGTGGAGCGGGGACCGTTCGTGATCGCCGGGATTTCCGATGGGATCGGCGAGTCGCTGGCGGCTCCCTCAGTTCCGGATTCGGTTGCCGTCGAATCGCTTTTGAGAACGGCCAAGGAAAAGCGAGGGGCCGCCGTGCTCATGCTCGACGGCAGCCGCGCGGAGGCGGTGGCGATGGCTAAGCGCTACCCGGCGCTCCGGGCGATCGTCTATCACTTGAATGGCTGGCCACCCGACCGGCCGGAGCATGTCGGCAAAGTGTGGCTGCTTACTCCCGGCGAGCGCGGAAAGTCGGTGGTGAGCGTCCGGTTTGACGGGCGGTCTTTCGACGGCTACTCGGTCAAGCGGCTCGGGCCGCAGTTCCTGGACGATGCGACGATCCAGCGGTATTACTCGGCCTACTTACGCCGCGTGGACCGGGCCAACTTGCTGGAGCAGATTCCACGCGTTCCGTCGCCGGCTTTCGCCGGGAGCGCCAGTTGCGCGGCGTGCCACGTGACTGCGTCGCATGTCTGGGAGAAATCGGGGCATTCCCATGCTTTGGCGACGCTCGAAAAGCAGGGGCACGGCCGGGACCCGGACTGTGTCTCTTGCCACGTCACGGGGCTGACCAGCGAGAGGGGGTTTCGGTCCCGAGTCGAGACGCCGAATCTTGCCTTCGTCGGCTGCGAATCATGCCATGGACCGGCGGCGGCGCACGTGGCCGATCCCAAGGGGAATCGGCTCGCGCACCTGGGGCAGGCGGTCTGTACCACATGTCACACGCCAGATCAGAGTCCTGGCTTTAATTTCGTTTCTTACTGGCAGAAGATCTCGCATAAATGA
- a CDS encoding DUF1573 domain-containing protein yields MFAPLLIVLAAAAKPGPALPPLTSANFQDTVLLVEQSMEQGNFALAQKQATMLPKRRFTISFDDRKLPATLRPTYRTLLAQAVRGWRDVEAVVKTGPADLRIAFEPALAVDAETGASANVVTFFSSTPGEPRVEAVIGLHRGKPVRDTSAGDFFNDARYAIGAYLGLAKLSAPGFIMGSSTRSDNLPDITSRETVAAAATLRLSDRLREAIAAKKKVGLSGRSDAFIDPVRFKGDGVQGENLELPIQVSNRGKGLLAVQAAGDCGCLVPEKTDPIAPGESTIVRVILNTHELAGELERHITLFTNDPNNPIVTIPVQVSVVSRYRFLTPNGNAVAVDEGGSVSDLYFTYPDGEGNELKITNARTIGIEGSSVEIEPWSGTLPDPEFKEGPKLRRGYHLKVHIPGKLPPGRAPLNIALVTASPDYPVVYHSIFVQRGIVAQPEELFLGETNHERRTSTVVLTRPGRPFQVLSARSTLSTFTVKVLPGDHPDEVKLQIAYDGKAPAGPIEGEVVVTTNDPKQSVVHVPIVGSTR; encoded by the coding sequence ATGTTCGCACCGCTGTTGATCGTCCTTGCCGCCGCGGCCAAGCCAGGCCCGGCGTTGCCTCCGCTTACTTCCGCCAATTTTCAGGACACCGTCCTCTTGGTCGAGCAGAGCATGGAGCAAGGGAACTTCGCTTTGGCTCAGAAGCAGGCGACGATGTTGCCGAAGCGCCGCTTCACCATCTCGTTCGACGATCGAAAGCTGCCGGCTACGTTACGTCCCACCTATCGAACCCTGCTTGCGCAGGCCGTCCGCGGGTGGCGGGATGTCGAAGCGGTGGTGAAGACGGGTCCGGCGGATTTGCGGATCGCCTTCGAGCCGGCGCTCGCGGTGGACGCGGAGACGGGGGCGTCGGCGAACGTGGTCACCTTCTTCTCGAGCACCCCCGGCGAGCCGAGGGTGGAGGCGGTCATCGGACTGCACCGGGGAAAGCCGGTGCGCGATACGTCGGCCGGCGATTTCTTCAACGATGCCCGCTACGCGATCGGCGCCTACCTCGGATTGGCTAAACTCAGCGCCCCTGGGTTCATCATGGGCAGCTCCACCCGGAGCGATAACCTTCCCGACATCACCAGCCGAGAGACCGTGGCGGCGGCGGCGACCTTGCGGCTTTCCGATCGCTTGCGCGAGGCGATCGCCGCTAAAAAGAAAGTTGGACTCTCCGGCCGTTCCGATGCGTTCATCGACCCGGTTCGGTTCAAAGGCGATGGCGTGCAGGGTGAGAACCTGGAGCTGCCGATCCAAGTTTCGAACCGCGGCAAGGGATTGCTCGCGGTTCAGGCGGCGGGCGATTGCGGATGTCTGGTGCCGGAGAAAACGGATCCGATCGCCCCTGGCGAAAGCACCATCGTGCGAGTAATTCTGAACACTCACGAACTGGCAGGAGAGCTCGAGCGGCATATCACCCTCTTCACCAACGACCCAAACAATCCAATCGTTACGATTCCGGTCCAGGTGAGCGTCGTGTCGCGTTACCGGTTCCTGACCCCGAACGGAAACGCGGTTGCGGTGGACGAAGGGGGGAGCGTTTCCGATCTCTACTTCACCTACCCGGATGGGGAAGGAAACGAGCTGAAGATAACGAACGCCCGGACGATCGGGATCGAAGGCTCTTCGGTGGAGATCGAACCTTGGAGCGGAACACTCCCGGATCCGGAGTTCAAAGAAGGGCCGAAGCTACGCCGCGGCTACCACCTCAAGGTGCATATTCCCGGAAAACTTCCGCCGGGACGGGCGCCGCTGAACATCGCCCTCGTCACCGCGTCGCCCGACTACCCGGTCGTTTACCATTCGATTTTCGTTCAACGAGGGATCGTGGCCCAACCGGAGGAGCTTTTCCTCGGCGAGACGAACCACGAGCGGCGCACGTCGACGGTCGTGCTGACCCGTCCGGGGCGTCCGTTCCAGGTGCTTTCGGCACGCTCCACACTGAGCACGTTCACGGTCAAGGTGCTCCCCGGCGATCATCCGGACGAGGTGAAGCTGCAGATCGCTTACGACGGTAAAGCCCCCGCGGGGCCGATCGAAGGCGAGGTCGTAGTGACGACGAACGATCCGAAGCAATCGGTGGTTCACGTCCCGATCGTCGGCTCCACGCGATGA
- the prfB gene encoding peptide chain release factor 2: protein MSRKRCPKLAGDWTLLGGIFDLPRLQNEIAELEKLSAEPSFWDNPDSANRSLQKLSRLRGIATPFLELDKTERDIQELYDMLRQEPDEGTEREADKMAIDLIAKLDAYELRTLLSGEHDGRNALLEVNAGAGGSEACDWAAMLQRMYARYAEQHGYKMEILSETPGDVTGYRSVQMLIAGENAYGFLKAESGVHRLVRISPFDAAARRHTSFAKVEVLPEIEENEVSINPDDLKVETLRAGGAGGQHVNKTESAVRITHLPTGLVVNCQNERSQHKNRASAMSVLLARLSELERTQSQDRINALKGDGGPAAWGRQIRSYVMQPYTMVKDHRTGYETGNVSGVLDGDIDGFIEAFLKKAPPEDAFIE, encoded by the coding sequence ATCAGCAGGAAGCGCTGTCCAAAGCTCGCGGGAGACTGGACGCTATTAGGGGGCATCTTTGACCTCCCTCGCCTGCAAAACGAAATCGCGGAGCTAGAGAAGCTTTCCGCCGAGCCCAGTTTCTGGGACAACCCCGATTCCGCCAACCGTTCGCTTCAGAAGCTTTCCCGCCTCCGCGGGATCGCAACCCCGTTTCTGGAGCTGGACAAGACCGAACGCGACATCCAGGAGCTGTACGACATGCTTCGCCAGGAGCCCGACGAAGGGACCGAGCGCGAGGCCGATAAGATGGCGATCGACCTGATCGCCAAACTCGACGCGTACGAGCTCCGAACCCTGCTGTCGGGCGAGCACGACGGGCGCAACGCGCTGCTTGAAGTGAACGCCGGCGCCGGCGGGTCGGAGGCGTGCGACTGGGCGGCGATGCTCCAGCGAATGTACGCCCGCTACGCCGAGCAGCACGGCTACAAGATGGAGATCCTGAGCGAGACTCCGGGCGACGTCACCGGGTACCGGTCGGTGCAGATGCTGATCGCAGGAGAGAACGCGTACGGCTTCCTGAAAGCGGAAAGCGGCGTGCACCGCCTCGTCCGAATCTCGCCGTTCGACGCGGCGGCGCGCCGCCACACGTCGTTCGCCAAAGTGGAGGTTCTGCCGGAGATCGAGGAGAACGAGGTATCGATCAACCCCGACGACCTAAAGGTCGAAACCCTACGCGCCGGCGGCGCGGGTGGACAGCACGTTAATAAGACGGAGAGCGCGGTGCGTATCACCCACCTGCCGACCGGGCTGGTGGTGAACTGCCAGAACGAACGGAGCCAGCATAAGAACCGTGCCAGCGCCATGTCGGTCCTCTTGGCGCGCCTCAGCGAGTTGGAAAGGACGCAGTCGCAAGACCGCATCAACGCCCTCAAAGGCGACGGCGGCCCCGCCGCCTGGGGCCGGCAGATTCGTAGCTACGTGATGCAGCCCTACACCATGGTCAAAGACCACCGCACCGGCTACGAAACCGGAAACGTAAGCGGCGTCCTCGACGGCGACATCGACGGCTTCATCGAAGCCTTCCTCAAGAAAGCGCCGCCGGAAGATGCGTTTATTGAGTAA